The genomic stretch GCGGGGTATCTCGTGGTACTTTTTTCTGTAGTTTCCGTTTCGGCAGTACCCCGAATAGTCAGGTGCTCGCTCTGGCATGCAGTCAACCCTGACTCCGGACGCCATGTGCCTCAACAATTTTCCATTTGAATTTTTTCATTGGTCCATACCCCTCTTTTCGGGACCAGCGGTGTACCTTGTCCACCACACTTGTTGCTATCGGACGCGCGATGAGTTGGTAATACATGGAAGTACATTATGCAGCCAGATTTTTCGCTTTTAGTGCTGCTGCATGACAGTTTCGAGCCACGAGTGGAAGCATGTATGCGATTGAGGAGCTTGGGATCGAGCTCCGGTCGTGAGTAGAGCGAGTGATGGCTTTGCGCAACGGACCGTGCCCAGTAGTTCGCGCATTTAGCGGTGAAAGCCGATGTGTACGGACTGTGAATGAAACCAAGCCCCCACAAACCACTGAGATCTCCCGCAAGCTTATGACGATAGGATTTGATTCTTAACTAATGCGTTCTTCTAGTAGATCCTTGACGCCTTGATCACCCAGTTCCGGAAACAGGCGCAGAACAATCAGCTCGACAACCTGGAAGACAAAATGCTTGTTGAGGTAGGTGTCATCGAGGCAGCTTAGAATATCTTCTATTTGTCGAACTTGGTCTTCGTGTTCGGAACTCGCGAAGAAACCTGCCGCTACTTTAGATGGTACCAAGTCCAGTAGTGTAGCGGCACACCGGTGCTTGATCACCTTAGCCTCTTCATCGGTTGGCATCTCTCGTGGGGGCCCAAGCGTATTGCTAGGAAAGAGTGTCGCGCGAAGTGTGCGAAGCGCCACCGGAAGGAAAGCGGGGTTCAGGATCCTCGTGTGGATAGTATGCGAAAGGAATCTGCAGTTGCAAATGGTCAGCAAACGAGAGGCATGACGAAGAAACCCCATTGGTGCAGCATGAACCCAGTGCGATTATCTTAGGCTTCGATGGATAAAGCAGTCCGCGGGACCGTCAACTGGTGATCGGACATAGCGGAGGCCATAGTGCACATAACCAATGAGTTGAACAACAGTGGATATGAATACTGATGTGGTCCGCAAAGTGAGGCGCATGCCCACGTCAAGCGAGATTGACTGCTCAGCTCAACGCAGCATGCATGTCGTGGTGTTGAAAAGATCCAGACCGCCCCAAGCATTCGGACACATTATCATTCGTCCAATGTTTCAACGCACTGATCAAACAAACTATGCCGTGCTGAGCCGGAGGAGTGCATGCTTGCTGCGATCGTCAATAGGAAGACGAGATGACCGCAGCAGAGTTGCAGGCCGCTAGATTGAGCAAGGCCGAGGAATGAGGCGCCATCAGCTGTTGGCGCTCACCGGGGCAAGGTCGAGATTCGTGGCCAATGTCGTACTTTGACCTTTAGTGCGGCCAGTCCCGAGATGGACAGATGGGTGTAGGCAGATCAACCGGCGCGTAAGCGACCCTACTAGGGATGCTGGTATCATGATAAGACGGCTCAGGCTGCGCAACACCCTAGGCTCATACTGTAGTGCACTTCCGCTAACAGTAACGAGAAGGTACCCTATAGGATTCGCCGGGTCGTGATGCAAGCATCGTGTGGTCGATCGTGGTGTTGACAGAAGTGAGGGGCTAACCACGCCAAGCCCCCTTGTCCGAAACGTGTCGAGTTGCCGCCCGGAACGGGTGCCGAGGCTTGCATAAGATGATGCGCCACAACAAGGGTATTCCGGTGTGTAAGCCAGCGGGCCGTCGCATTCGCTGAAGCGAAGTCAAGTGACTGAAACCGTATGCGGAGCTATATCATCCTAGGTCGCACAGACCCACAGAGCATGCCAGCCTAGCCAACCAGAGAAAGGATGTCAAGATGGAAATATTATCAAAACTTACCTGTCCAATACGCCATCAGTATCACCCACACTACCTGGACCGACCAACGCTCCATGATGGAGCATGGAGATGAAGCCCAACAGCCAAGGCATGCGGACATCTAGCTCAGCAAACTGTGCTGCACAACTCCACAAAGCCATGTTGACTACAGGCCGTTTGGCTCCCAACGGGCGCCTGGATGCCGTAGTGTCTGCGTGCGGCATTTTAGATTGGCCAGACATCTCCACCGATGACTGTTCGCTTATGGCAGATCTGGACGGAAGGGAAGATGATGTCGCAAGACTGAAGATCACTGCACGCGCCGCAGTAAACGCCAGAAATGCGTATTGGACAACAGTCCAGAATAGCCCCGAAGTGTATCCGGTCGTAGTCTGATGACAAGGCTGACCGATGTCCAGTTGCTCTTTCGATCTGACGTCTGACCCTTCATGCGGCAGAAGACCGTAACGCTCTAGACGTGTCAATGACTGCTCTGTACTGGCATCTTCTGATTGGGAGTCCACCTCTTTAGGAGCATCGGTCTGTAGGACCTCACCTATTCTTGTAATACCTTCCCATAACACCCAGCCTTCACATGCTTTGCCACTGATGCCATTTCCAAGGATCATCTCTGCAAAGATTTCGGCAACTAGCGTGCGAAGGCAACCGTTTTCCAGATCCTCTGTTGGTAACAAGAGAGCTAACACGCCGTGGACCAGCAACTGGCGCCACGCGGACTCGCTTTCCCGTTGCTCAAAAACTGTTGACGGCACGAGATCGGTAGGGACAGGAGAGAGTGCAGGGTGCGGGTGGAGTGCGTGATAAATCGTGCGAGGATCCGATGCTAGTGAAGTGGATGAGGCGGCTTGATGCATCGCCAGGCGAAATGCTGACCAGAGCGCAATTAGACACCCTCCATGCGATAGTCCAGGGTCGGAATCACCTACAGCTCAGATGCGCCTGGAGTAGCTCAGGGATCTCGTCTAGCAATAGTGCTTCCAAATCAACCTTCCGGAGGCGTTGTTCGAGACCTCGCGTACAGTGGGCGATGATCTGAATTACTTCATTGACAAATACTTGATCTGGTGTGATCTTCGTGTACCACGTCTGTACGAACTCCTTTATGATTACAGAAATGATACCGTACAACTGGAGATCGACCTCATTTGAGCTTGTCAGGGGTGGTAGCATGTCTCCAATAGGGCGTGGCGTACTGCGTCCCTTCTCGCCGTTACCAAGTAGCACATTGTGAGAACAGAGCGTGCG from Pyrenophora tritici-repentis strain M4 chromosome 1, whole genome shotgun sequence encodes the following:
- a CDS encoding PXA domain containing protein codes for the protein MTESTHRDVEGPPSQPPSLQSSASSTLGVPGSNSLPLPRATSATRNVETQKAPLDTTSDKATAAFIRRTLCSHNVLLGNGEKGRSTPRPIGDMLPPLTSSNEVDLQLYGIISVIIKEFVQTWYTKITPDQVFVNEVIQIIAHCTRGLEQRLRKVDLEALLLDEIPELLQAHLSSFRLAMHQAASSTSLASDPRTIYHALHPHPALSPVPTDLVPSTVFEQRESESAWRQLLVHGVLALLLPTEDLENGCLRTLVAEIFAEMILGNGISGKACEGWVLWEGITRIGEVLQTDAPKEVDSQSEDASTEQSLTRLERYGLLPHEGSDVRSKEQLDIGQPCHQTTTGYTSGLFWTVVQYAFLAFTAARAVIFSLATSSSLPSRSAISEQSSVEMSGQSKMPHADTTASRRPLGAKRPVVNMALWSCAAQFAELDVRMPWLLGFISMLHHGALVGPGSVGDTDGVLDRFLSHTIHTRILNPAFLPVALRTLRATLFPSNTLGPPREMPTDEEAKVIKHRCAATLLDLVPSKVAAGFFASSEHEDQVRQIEDILSCLDDTYLNKHFVFQVVELIVLRLFPELGDQGVKDLLEERIS